The uncultured Fusobacterium sp. DNA window AAAATATATTATCTTTATTAAGAATTTTTTCAAATTTCTCCCCTACACCCTGTAATTTTCTTATTTTTTTATCTTTCATATATTCAATAAACTCTTCCTCATTATTAAATATATATTGTCCAAAAGGTTTATTTATATCACTTGCTATCTTTGCTGAAATCTTATTAATACCTATTCCAACAGAACATGTTAACCCTGTATGTTTAAAGATTCTCTCTCTAAAAGTTTTAGCAAATTTTTCTTTTGATGAGAATTTTTTAATCACATCAGTTATATCTATATATCCTTCATCAAGTGCTATAAATTCTATTTTATGAGTTATTTTTAAAACTAAGTTATGAATAATTTGAGATTCTTTAAAATATTTTTCTTTATTTGGAAAAACTATTAATAAATTAGGACAAAGTTTTTTAGCTTCAAATGTACTCATTGCTGAATGAATCCCATATTTACGAGCTTCATAATTGGCAGTGGTAACTACTCCACCAGCAACAACCATTGGACGATTTTTATATTTTGGATTATCTCTTATTTCTATAGAAGCATAAAAGGCGTCCATATCATAATGAAGAATAACTCTGTCCATTTTACCCCCTTATCTCAAAATTTATATTAACTTATTATTTTTAATTTTATCATTTATATATTATTCTATCAATAATTTATTTTAAATATATTTAAATATAGATAAAGAATTTTTTTCATTATATCTACTATCCTAAATATAATAAAGGGGCTGTTGCAAATTGATGATTTTTAATCATTAATTTGCTCAGCTCTTTTT harbors:
- the dinB gene encoding DNA polymerase IV, giving the protein MDRVILHYDMDAFYASIEIRDNPKYKNRPMVVAGGVVTTANYEARKYGIHSAMSTFEAKKLCPNLLIVFPNKEKYFKESQIIHNLVLKITHKIEFIALDEGYIDITDVIKKFSSKEKFAKTFRERIFKHTGLTCSVGIGINKISAKIASDINKPFGQYIFNNEEEFIEYMKDKKIRKLQGVGEKFEKILNKDNIFLVGDIHKFSLKELIKKYGKSRGEILYLYSRGIDHSPVDYDKPIHSVGAENTYSFPLNTEEELIKKIEEIYNIAYDRLKKKNCLTKTVSIKVKYSDRKTISKAKTTTIATNNKDTLFEYANELFNEIEKRNDIKLLGITFKNLTEFSIRQLSFNLFKD